CAGTCGCCCAGCTGCCGGTGCGCGTCACTCCAGGCCGTGCCCGCGTCCCCTCCGGTGCCCCCGTCGCTCTGCTGGAGGAGGTCCCCCAGGACGGCGTCCAGGCCCCGGCACGCGGCGGGGCCCAGGTCGGGCGGGGTGATCTTCACCGGCTGCTTCGTGGCCGGCGCCTTCCCGGGGGCCGGAGCGGGCGGGGCTTGATGCGACACGTAATAGAGGCGCGCGAACGCCAGCAGCGCTACTAGCATCAAGAGAAGCGTGTGGAGCGGGAAGCGACGCACGAGCAAACTCCTTGATTCCGACCGGGACCGGGGGTTATCAGCGCCCGCGAGTTCCATCCGCAAAAATGACCGGAGGCGTGTGTGGCTGAGACTTTCGACGTGGTGATCATCGGCTCGGGTCCTGGCGGCTATGTGGGCGCCATCCGCGCGGCCCAGCTCGGGCTGAAGACGGCCATCATCGAAAAGGACAAGCGCCTGGGTGGCACGTGTCTGCACCGCGGCTGCATCCCCACCAAGTCGCTGCTGTGGACGGCGTCGCTCTTCCACCACATCAAGGAGTCGTCCGACTTCGGCATCGATGTGGCGAACCCGACCGTCAACTGGGCCAACGCCCAGAAGCACAAGGACAAGGTCGTCACGAAGGGTGCCAACGGCATCGACTTCCTGATGAAGAAGAACAAGATCACCGTGGTGAAGGGCCACGGCCGCATTGCCGGCAAGGGCAAGGTGGAGGTCACGGCGGAGGACGGCTCCAAGCAGACCCTGGAGACCAAGAACATCATCATCGCCACGGGCTCCGTGCCCAAGTCCCTGCCGAACGTGGCGGTGGACCACAAGCGGGTGATGAACAGTGACTCCATCCTGACCATCGACCGCATCCCCAAGAGCATCATCGTCCTGGGCGCCGGCGCGGTGGGCTGCGAGTTCGCCTCCGTGTTCAACCACGTGGGCAGCCAGACGGCCATCGTGGAGTACATGCCCGCGCTGCTCCCCATCGAGGACGCGGACATCTCCAAGGAGCTGGAGAAGGTCTTCAAGAAGCGCAAGATCGACGTTCACACGGGCGCGAAGGTGGAGAAGGTGGAGCACACCGCCGACGGCGTGCGCGTCACCATGTCCGTGGGCAGCGAGACGAAGACGCTGGAGGCCGAAATCCTCCTGTCCGCGGTGGGCCGCTCGCCCGTCACGGAGGACGTGGGCCTCAACAAGACGGCCGTCCAGGTGGACCGCGGCTTCATCAAGGTCGACACGCTGTGCCGCACCAGCGAGCCCAACGTCTACGCCATTGGCGACGTCATCCCCACGCCGATGCTGGCGCACATGGCCAGCGCCGAGTGCGTGATGGTGGTGGAGCACATCGCCGGGAAGAACCCCGCGCCCATCAACTACGACCTCACGCCGTCCGCCACGTACTGCTACCCGGAGGTCGCGTCCGTGGGCCTCACGGAGAAGAAGGCCAAGGAGCGCGGCTACGACGTGAAGGTGGGCAACGCCCCCTTCGCCGCCGTGACCAAGTCGGCCATCTCCAACGAGTCGGTCGGCCTCATCAAGATCGTCTCCGACAAGAAGTACGACGAGGTGCTGGGCATCCACATCATCGGGCCGCACGCCACGGAGCTGCTCGCCGAGGCCTGCGTCGCGATGAAGCTGGAGATCACCACCGAGGAGCTGGCCCACACCATCCACGCGCACCCGACGCTCTCCGAGATCATGCACGAGGGCGCCGAGGCCACGCTGGGTCACCCGCTGCACTTCTAGCGGGGACGGCGGCCCGGCCCCGTCCGGCCGGGCCCGCCGTAGAGCGCCTGCAGTGAGGCCGCCAGCGCGGCCAGCCGTTGGCGCAGCGGTTCCGGGGCGAGCACCTCCACGCCCGCCCCGAATTCGCACAGCTGGGAGACCGCGATGGACTCCCGCTCGAAATCCAGCGTCACCTTCCGCTTCCCACCGCGTGCCGCGGGCGCCTTGTCGATGCGCTCACCGTCGGCCGGGGGACGCATCCTCCGCAGCGCTGCTTCCCCCTCCTGCGTGCAGGAGAGCGTGACGTCGTAGCGGGGGCGCTCGGTGGCGAACTTCGCGCACCAGTCCTTCCAGAACACAGGCAGGTCGAAGCCCTGCGGGCGGGTGAAGCCCTGCGGGCGCAGCCGCACGTCGCCAATGCGTCCGCCCCGGAAGACGCGCGGGCCCTTGTCCGTGCCCGCGACGAGGTACCAGCGGTCCGCTTTGATCACGAGCCCGTAGGGGTCCACCGTCCGTCGGGAGCGGGCGCCGTCGAAGTCCTGGTAGCTCAGCGACACGCGGCGGTCCTGCCAGGCGGCGTCGCGCAGCTTGCCCAGGTGCGGCAGGGGCTCGCGGCCGGTGAACCAGCCGGAGGCGTCCACGTGGAGCCGTTGGCGCGCGTGCTCCAGCGCGGGCTGCTGGAGGGCGGGGAGGGCCGCGGCCAGCTTCACCAGTCCCGTGCGCAGTGGTCCGGACAGGCCCAGGTCGTCCAGGGCTCCAGGAGCGCCCACCGTGGCCAGGGCCTGGAGCTCCGGGCGGGTGAGGCCGGTGAGCTGCGTGCGCCAGCCCTCCATCAGCGCCACGCCGCCGGTGGCGCCTCGGGTGGCGTAGACGGGGACGCCCGCGGTGGAGAGGGCGTCCAGGTCCCGGTGCACGGTGCGGCTGGAGACCTGGAGCTCGCGCGCCAGCTCGCCCACGGTGCTGCGGGGCCGGGACTGGAGGCGCATCAACAGGTGGACGAGGCGATCCGCGCGCATGGGCCCTCTGGGTTTCGGGAGAGGTGCAGCCTGGGCCGGTAATCATGACAGAGGTTGTCATGATTGGGGGTGCATGGTGGCGCGTGAAAGGGGAGCACTGACATGAAGCCACTCGAAGGACAGGTGGCCCTGGTCGCTGGAGCGACGCGGGGCGCGGGCCGGGGAATCGCGACGATGCTGGGGGCGGCGGGGGCCACGGTGTACTGCACCGGGCGCAGCGTGCGGGGGAATCTGGCGAGCGGGGCGTCCCGGCCAGAGACGATTGAAGAGACGGCGGAGCAGGTGACCGCGTTGGGCGGGAAGGGCATCGCGGTGCGGGTGGACCACACCGTGGAGGAGGAGGTGGAGGCGCTGTGTCAGCGCATCCGCTCTGAAGCCGGGAAGCTGGACGTGCTGGTCAACGACATCTGGGGCGGGGAGACGCTGCACGAGCTGGGGCTGGCGTTCTGGAAGCAGTCTCCGGCGAAGGCTCGGTTGATGTTCGACCGCGCCGTGTACACGCACCTCGCGACCAGCCGCTACGCG
The sequence above is a segment of the Corallococcus exiguus genome. Coding sequences within it:
- the lpdA gene encoding dihydrolipoyl dehydrogenase, producing the protein MAETFDVVIIGSGPGGYVGAIRAAQLGLKTAIIEKDKRLGGTCLHRGCIPTKSLLWTASLFHHIKESSDFGIDVANPTVNWANAQKHKDKVVTKGANGIDFLMKKNKITVVKGHGRIAGKGKVEVTAEDGSKQTLETKNIIIATGSVPKSLPNVAVDHKRVMNSDSILTIDRIPKSIIVLGAGAVGCEFASVFNHVGSQTAIVEYMPALLPIEDADISKELEKVFKKRKIDVHTGAKVEKVEHTADGVRVTMSVGSETKTLEAEILLSAVGRSPVTEDVGLNKTAVQVDRGFIKVDTLCRTSEPNVYAIGDVIPTPMLAHMASAECVMVVEHIAGKNPAPINYDLTPSATYCYPEVASVGLTEKKAKERGYDVKVGNAPFAAVTKSAISNESVGLIKIVSDKKYDEVLGIHIIGPHATELLAEACVAMKLEITTEELAHTIHAHPTLSEIMHEGAEATLGHPLHF
- a CDS encoding helix-turn-helix transcriptional regulator → MRADRLVHLLMRLQSRPRSTVGELARELQVSSRTVHRDLDALSTAGVPVYATRGATGGVALMEGWRTQLTGLTRPELQALATVGAPGALDDLGLSGPLRTGLVKLAAALPALQQPALEHARQRLHVDASGWFTGREPLPHLGKLRDAAWQDRRVSLSYQDFDGARSRRTVDPYGLVIKADRWYLVAGTDKGPRVFRGGRIGDVRLRPQGFTRPQGFDLPVFWKDWCAKFATERPRYDVTLSCTQEGEAALRRMRPPADGERIDKAPAARGGKRKVTLDFERESIAVSQLCEFGAGVEVLAPEPLRQRLAALAASLQALYGGPGRTGPGRRPR